Proteins from a single region of Acidobacteriota bacterium:
- the pth gene encoding aminoacyl-tRNA hydrolase — translation MNGEPQAEPRQRLVLGLGNPGERYARTRHNVGFRVVEELARRRDLRLGKLECNALSAADPVVMLAQPQTYMNRSGYALRCLAERHGFEAEDVLVVYDEVALPLGKLRLRVQGSPGGHRGMESVIENVRTDEVARLRCGIQHGGIADEEAEDDLDLVAFVLAEFTAEEESAVKEMILRAADACEAWLADGATVAMNQFNR, via the coding sequence ATGAACGGTGAACCGCAGGCCGAGCCCCGGCAACGGCTGGTGCTCGGTCTGGGCAATCCCGGGGAACGCTACGCCCGGACTCGCCACAACGTCGGCTTTCGGGTGGTGGAGGAGTTGGCCCGGCGCCGAGACCTGCGTCTCGGCAAGCTGGAGTGCAACGCCCTCAGCGCCGCCGACCCGGTGGTGATGCTGGCCCAGCCTCAGACCTATATGAACCGTAGCGGCTATGCCCTGCGGTGTCTCGCGGAGCGCCACGGTTTCGAGGCCGAGGACGTGCTGGTGGTCTACGACGAGGTCGCTCTACCGCTGGGGAAGCTGCGCCTGCGGGTGCAGGGGAGCCCCGGCGGTCACCGCGGGATGGAGTCGGTGATCGAGAATGTACGCACCGACGAGGTGGCCCGCTTGCGCTGTGGTATTCAGCATGGGGGTATCGCCGACGAGGAGGCGGAGGACGACCTGGACCTGGTGGCCTTCGTCCTCGCCGAGTTCACCGCGGAAGAGGAGTCGGCGGTGAAGGAGATGATTCTCCGCGCCGCCGACGCCTGTGAGGCCTGGCTGGCGGACGGTGCGACGGTGGCCATGAACCAGTTCAACCGTTAG
- a CDS encoding 50S ribosomal protein L25, producing MSDLVIEVQSREQSGSNASRRLRKQDLIPAILYGGNKESVSIQVQRRTILDLLHTSAGENAVFELVLGKQRRHAMIHELQVDPLTGQVEHIDFQRINMSEKVTVQVPVETLGVPVGVKTDGGILDFVTREVALECLPSDIPTHVELDVSELHIGQHLEAKDLQLPEKVELLEEEDRVIVSIAAPRLVEEPEDEEDELLESAAEEPEVIGREEDEDEG from the coding sequence ATGAGCGATCTAGTCATCGAAGTTCAATCCCGCGAGCAAAGCGGGTCCAACGCCAGCCGCCGGCTGCGCAAACAGGACCTGATTCCCGCCATCCTCTACGGTGGCAACAAGGAATCCGTGTCCATTCAGGTCCAGCGCCGCACGATCCTCGATCTGCTGCACACCTCCGCCGGTGAGAACGCGGTGTTCGAGCTGGTGCTCGGCAAGCAGCGCCGCCACGCCATGATCCACGAGCTGCAGGTGGATCCCCTCACGGGGCAGGTCGAGCACATCGACTTCCAGCGCATCAACATGAGCGAGAAGGTCACCGTGCAGGTGCCGGTGGAGACCCTCGGCGTGCCCGTGGGCGTCAAGACCGACGGCGGCATCCTCGACTTCGTCACCCGCGAGGTCGCCCTGGAGTGTTTGCCCAGCGACATCCCGACCCACGTCGAGCTGGATGTCTCCGAGCTGCACATCGGCCAGCATCTGGAGGCCAAGGACCTGCAGCTGCCGGAGAAGGTGGAGCTGCTCGAGGAAGAAGATCGGGTGATCGTCTCCATCGCCGCGCCGCGCCTCGTCGAGGAGCCGGAGGACGAGGAAGACGAGCTGCTGGAGAGCGCGGCGGAGGAGCCCGAGGTGATCGGCCGGGAAGAGGACGAGGACGAGGGCTGA